One window from the genome of Desulforamulus ruminis DSM 2154 encodes:
- a CDS encoding sensor histidine kinase — MRLNNIVTKLWVIMTILVLIIIGVAGFAQTRFMEELYYQQQASQMISLSTKIADIAKTEEDPEELDRMVKLIAGLHDANVMILDSRGIVMHCQGLGVSTKNMTMDMNNPHHGMLSMHDLMQLFNGQVIVHKGNNPYFKTDVLSVATPIADPDNKARAVIIHAPLQPLAEQLRHLQMLIIYAAVGGIVLAALLSLVFSRLITKPLIKMNQVALEMAGGNYQNKIKIESHDEIGLLANSLNTLSDRLQEKIRQLEAQEQIRREFVTNVAHEIKTPLTIMQGFTETMLDGLARNEQETTEYLNNILDEITRLKRLVSEVLDLKKMEEGHFDFDQEPCNLKDILERVSIKLAQLMEQKEISLVMNLEKHLPLVTCNSDRMERVFINLMDNAIRHTPAGGKITVHVNSKGHQVHIQIHDTGSGIAPQDLPLIWERFYKGDKSRSRSQGSTGLGLAIVKRILESHGGEIEVQSKLNEGTTFDILLPVNPCSISGK; from the coding sequence ATGAGGCTGAATAATATTGTTACTAAGCTATGGGTGATTATGACCATTCTGGTGCTGATCATTATTGGTGTGGCCGGTTTTGCCCAGACCCGCTTTATGGAAGAGCTTTACTATCAGCAGCAGGCCAGTCAAATGATTTCTCTGAGCACCAAGATTGCCGATATTGCCAAGACTGAAGAAGATCCGGAGGAATTGGATCGTATGGTGAAGCTGATTGCCGGACTGCATGACGCCAATGTAATGATCCTGGACAGCAGGGGAATTGTTATGCACTGCCAGGGCTTGGGGGTCAGTACCAAGAACATGACTATGGACATGAACAATCCCCATCATGGAATGCTGAGCATGCACGATCTGATGCAGTTATTCAATGGTCAGGTAATCGTTCACAAGGGAAATAATCCCTATTTTAAAACCGATGTTCTATCGGTGGCCACTCCCATTGCGGATCCGGATAACAAGGCCAGGGCGGTCATCATTCATGCACCCCTGCAGCCTCTGGCGGAGCAATTAAGACACTTACAGATGCTGATTATTTATGCCGCGGTTGGAGGAATTGTTTTGGCCGCCCTTTTAAGCCTGGTTTTTTCACGGTTGATCACCAAACCCTTAATTAAAATGAATCAGGTTGCTTTGGAGATGGCCGGGGGCAACTATCAAAATAAAATAAAGATTGAATCCCACGATGAAATCGGTTTGTTAGCCAATTCTTTGAATACCCTTTCCGACCGGCTGCAGGAGAAAATCCGGCAACTGGAGGCCCAGGAGCAGATTCGACGGGAATTTGTTACCAATGTAGCCCACGAGATCAAGACCCCCCTGACCATTATGCAAGGCTTTACGGAGACCATGCTGGACGGGCTGGCGAGAAATGAACAGGAAACAACGGAATACCTCAACAACATTTTAGATGAAATCACCCGGCTGAAAAGGCTGGTCAGCGAAGTGCTGGATTTGAAGAAAATGGAAGAGGGGCATTTTGATTTTGACCAGGAGCCCTGTAACTTAAAAGATATTCTTGAGCGGGTAAGCATTAAACTAGCTCAGCTCATGGAGCAAAAGGAAATATCCCTGGTCATGAACCTGGAAAAACATCTGCCTCTGGTGACTTGCAACAGCGATCGTATGGAGCGGGTTTTTATTAATTTAATGGATAACGCCATCCGGCATACACCCGCCGGCGGGAAAATAACGGTTCATGTCAATAGCAAGGGCCACCAGGTACACATTCAGATCCATGATACGGGCTCAGGGATAGCTCCCCAGGATCTGCCGCTCATTTGGGAGAGGTTTTATAAAGGGGATAAGTCCAGAAGCAGGTCCCAGGGCAGCACAGGCCTGGGGCTGGCTATTGTTAAAAGAATTCTGGAGTCCCATGGTGGAGAGATTGAGGTACAAAGCAAATTAAACGAAGGGACCACTTTCGACATCCTGCTACCGGTGAATCCATGTTCCATCTCCGGAAAATAA
- a CDS encoding sensor histidine kinase, with the protein MKILANREANLLLLAMASILLLMMAFGQFTAIFISGDYKQNMVAHDHRLAGYLLEKGIEPSQIAKAFTVEKTGSQAQAGRALLQAAGYTSAAQTHLFPEVQAFQQKYTLVFFVFSLSFSFIILAVLLLFLLRQNQIIEKANEDIRAFMDGNTRIRLDDKSEGSLAQFFSMVNGMATSLTTHIDNEKHRRQFLKDTISDISHQLKTPLAALKMYNEIIQNEQAGNEVVDEFASKSERELTRMEVLIQNLLKLARLDAGTIKLEKENHQIKEFLEDTIKGFHTRAELENKEIRLVCSKNITMNFDEEWLLEAVSNIIKNALDHTKAKDKIEIHCAETSILTTITITDNGTGIHSEDIHHIFKRFYRSRFSKERQGIGIGLTLSKAIIEKHGGSITVESKPGKGTAFRLTFPKLTNL; encoded by the coding sequence ATGAAAATCTTGGCAAATCGGGAAGCAAACCTGCTGCTTCTGGCCATGGCTTCTATCCTTCTCTTGATGATGGCCTTCGGGCAGTTTACTGCAATATTTATTTCCGGTGATTACAAGCAAAACATGGTTGCACACGATCATCGCCTGGCCGGTTACCTGCTTGAAAAGGGAATAGAGCCGTCACAGATTGCAAAAGCATTTACTGTGGAAAAAACCGGCAGCCAGGCACAAGCAGGCCGTGCGTTATTACAGGCCGCAGGATATACCTCCGCTGCACAGACGCATTTGTTTCCAGAGGTGCAGGCATTTCAGCAAAAATATACCCTAGTGTTTTTCGTTTTCTCTCTGTCTTTTTCATTTATTATACTCGCGGTACTGTTGTTATTTCTGCTGCGCCAAAATCAAATCATTGAAAAGGCCAATGAAGATATTCGGGCCTTTATGGATGGAAATACGCGCATACGTTTAGATGACAAGAGCGAAGGAAGCCTAGCGCAGTTCTTTTCAATGGTTAATGGAATGGCAACCTCTCTCACCACACACATTGACAATGAAAAACATCGCCGGCAATTTCTAAAGGATACGATTTCCGATATCTCCCATCAATTGAAAACCCCTCTTGCCGCGCTGAAAATGTACAATGAAATTATACAAAATGAGCAGGCCGGAAATGAAGTTGTGGATGAATTTGCATCAAAAAGTGAGCGTGAACTAACCCGGATGGAAGTGCTGATTCAAAATCTGCTCAAGCTGGCAAGGTTGGATGCCGGCACCATAAAATTGGAAAAAGAAAACCACCAGATAAAAGAGTTTCTGGAGGATACAATAAAAGGTTTTCACACCCGGGCTGAATTGGAGAACAAGGAAATCCGGCTGGTCTGCAGCAAAAACATTACCATGAACTTTGATGAGGAATGGCTGCTGGAAGCTGTCAGCAATATCATCAAAAATGCGCTGGATCACACTAAGGCCAAAGATAAGATTGAAATACACTGTGCTGAAACAAGTATTTTAACTACCATCACCATTACAGATAATGGAACGGGTATCCATTCCGAGGATATCCATCATATTTTCAAGCGGTTTTACAGGAGCAGATTTTCAAAGGAACGGCAAGGGATCGGAATCGGACTGACTCTGTCCAAAGCGATTATAGAAAAACACGGCGGTTCCATTACCGTTGAAAGCAAGCCGGGAAAAGGCACGGCTTTTCGCCTTACCTTTCCCAAGCTTACAAATCTGTAA
- a CDS encoding 4Fe-4S binding protein yields MNEQTKGSQWLKNILKSKWYPGIFQWPTAIVFIIIMYELLIGIPVAHDNFGTAMTWVLWWPIIPLIFLLVGRFWCAICPFATLSDLIQKWVGNNRPVPKFLKRYGIWIIDIFFILITWADHVFGIVESPRGSGVLMLLIITGVVAAGAFFERRTWCRYLCFLGGLAGNYSRAGALELRGTPEKCSQCTVFACFKGSEKAPGCPMFEFPKTMDNNARCNFCGHCVKNCPNDSISISARIPSKELWFIRKPKLEESFLAIVIMGIVFVQNITMLEIGMKAQEWLERILGISNYAVTFTVTFLVAMAIPILLLVLTSWIASLKNAESVTLNFTRFGYMLIPLDLAGHLAHNLFHLLAEGKSVFYTFLALFGRQTGDAATALVSMETIQILQFTLLSLGTLASVYTAYRIAKTSYTGNRVMGSFIPFALLVLLLAALNIYLFLLPMTHRM; encoded by the coding sequence ATGAATGAGCAAACCAAGGGCAGTCAATGGCTGAAAAATATACTAAAAAGCAAATGGTATCCGGGAATTTTCCAGTGGCCAACCGCCATTGTTTTTATCATTATCATGTATGAACTATTGATTGGCATCCCGGTGGCTCACGACAACTTTGGCACCGCCATGACCTGGGTTCTCTGGTGGCCCATCATTCCATTAATCTTTCTGCTGGTAGGCCGTTTCTGGTGTGCCATTTGCCCCTTTGCCACTTTGAGCGATCTAATACAAAAATGGGTGGGCAACAACCGGCCGGTACCCAAGTTTTTAAAAAGATACGGCATATGGATCATTGACATCTTTTTTATTCTCATCACCTGGGCCGATCATGTTTTCGGCATTGTGGAATCTCCCAGGGGGTCCGGGGTGCTGATGCTGCTGATTATAACCGGTGTTGTGGCTGCCGGAGCTTTTTTTGAGCGCAGAACCTGGTGCCGTTACCTGTGCTTTTTAGGCGGGCTGGCGGGAAACTACTCCCGGGCGGGTGCTCTGGAGTTAAGGGGCACACCGGAAAAATGCTCCCAATGCACGGTTTTTGCTTGCTTTAAAGGCAGTGAAAAAGCACCGGGCTGCCCCATGTTTGAATTTCCCAAAACCATGGATAATAACGCCCGCTGTAACTTCTGCGGACATTGCGTGAAAAACTGTCCCAATGATTCCATCAGTATATCCGCCCGTATTCCTTCCAAAGAATTATGGTTTATTCGCAAACCCAAGCTGGAAGAATCTTTCCTGGCCATTGTCATCATGGGGATTGTTTTTGTACAGAACATTACCATGCTGGAAATCGGAATGAAGGCCCAGGAATGGCTGGAGAGAATACTGGGCATCAGCAACTATGCGGTTACTTTTACGGTAACCTTCCTGGTAGCCATGGCCATTCCCATTTTGTTGTTGGTTTTAACTAGTTGGATTGCTTCTCTAAAAAATGCAGAATCCGTTACCTTGAATTTTACCCGGTTTGGTTATATGCTGATTCCCTTGGACTTGGCCGGACATCTGGCGCACAATTTATTCCACCTGCTGGCGGAGGGAAAATCCGTGTTTTATACCTTCCTGGCCTTATTTGGAAGGCAAACCGGTGATGCAGCCACCGCCCTGGTGAGCATGGAAACCATTCAAATATTACAATTCACCCTGCTGAGTCTTGGGACCTTGGCTTCCGTCTATACAGCCTACCGTATTGCCAAGACCAGCTATACCGGGAACCGGGTGATGGGATCTTTTATCCCCTTTGCCCTGCTGGTTCTGCTTCTGGCTGCATTGAATATATACCTGTTCCTGCTGCCCATGACGCACCGGATGTGA
- a CDS encoding ArsR/SmtB family transcription factor has translation MNEKISELKSDIFKAIAHPTRIRILELLKDGEACVCDIFEELNVEQANTSQHLAVLKKQDILQSRKEGLRVIYSIKYPEIIELLEVMDKILVKQANETLQTFRGITAK, from the coding sequence GTGAATGAGAAAATATCGGAACTAAAATCAGATATATTTAAAGCCATTGCCCACCCGACAAGAATTCGGATTTTGGAATTGTTGAAAGACGGGGAAGCGTGCGTTTGCGATATTTTTGAAGAATTAAACGTAGAACAGGCCAATACCTCGCAGCATCTGGCAGTTTTAAAAAAGCAGGACATTTTACAGAGCAGGAAGGAAGGTCTGCGGGTCATTTACAGCATTAAGTATCCGGAAATTATAGAATTGCTGGAAGTTATGGATAAAATTCTAGTGAAGCAAGCCAATGAGACGTTACAAACCTTTCGCGGCATCACCGCCAAATAG
- a CDS encoding response regulator transcription factor, with protein MNNNILLVEDDLSLIDGLEFSLKKSGYHVDIARTVREAQAMIENRSHNLLILDLTLPDGSGYEICQRVRQWSSVPIIFLTASDEEVCIVKGLDMGADDYITKPFKLNELIARINALLRRAKLSAGAQTELVSNGITVRLAENRVFKENSEIELTTAEYRLLCLLMQNPNTVLTRQIILDRLWDNEGSFVDDNTLSVYVRRLRSKIEDHPENPVFLLTMRRLGYKWNVVK; from the coding sequence ATGAATAATAATATTCTTTTAGTGGAGGACGATTTGAGCCTGATTGACGGGTTGGAATTTTCCCTTAAAAAAAGCGGCTATCACGTAGATATTGCCAGAACGGTGCGGGAGGCACAGGCAATGATTGAAAATCGCAGCCATAATTTGCTGATTCTTGATTTAACGCTGCCGGACGGCAGCGGCTATGAAATATGCCAAAGAGTACGTCAGTGGTCTTCGGTACCCATTATCTTTCTAACCGCTTCGGATGAGGAAGTTTGTATCGTCAAGGGTCTGGATATGGGCGCTGACGACTACATAACAAAACCTTTTAAACTGAATGAACTGATAGCAAGAATTAACGCCCTTCTGCGCCGGGCCAAGTTATCGGCCGGGGCTCAGACAGAGCTTGTTTCCAATGGGATCACAGTCAGGCTGGCAGAAAATCGCGTGTTCAAAGAAAATAGCGAGATTGAGCTTACCACCGCTGAATATCGGCTGTTGTGTCTTTTAATGCAAAATCCCAATACGGTTTTAACCAGGCAAATCATACTGGACAGGCTATGGGACAATGAAGGCAGCTTTGTAGATGACAATACTTTGTCGGTATATGTTCGCCGGTTGCGCAGCAAGATCGAGGATCATCCTGAAAATCCTGTATTTTTGTTGACTATGCGGAGGTTAGGCTATAAATGGAACGTTGTAAAGTGA
- a CDS encoding ABC transporter permease, whose protein sequence is MKSYLTLVPKYLKTHQKKTRLVITSVAIAVALVTGIFSMLDFFLQFEKEQVVYDYGNYHLAVTDATAEDKQSIASRVDVQNAGSYISFPRGTLSGKECRLVAMDENLAPNFHVELIDGKYPVAENEMLLEEWAAASLHLKVGDRANITFADSSTKEFTVSGIYGDYGITKAAGTPGVHLSIAGANVVHTEKSNFFIIEFKDGVNINKAQKAMQTSLNLKDGQIERNERLLAIMGYGTSNRAISLYATGAVLFCIVLIAGVVMIYNTFNLSVMERVRQFGLLRCIGASQSQIKRLVKREGLYITLQAIPMGVVAGMLIAFVCSAILKFYNSNLFSNFPLFHISIAGILAGIVIGFLTVSIASSLPARKAARVSPVNAVTGSNEFKISKKKKQGLLMKLFDAELAMGVNNALIKKKTLFLMSCSIAISIAMFLGFQVFIDFMHSSMKTTKPYTPDITLTSEQGLSTGLYKKTAALDGVRKTYGNMFSYVEATFDASRLTNSYKEIMGGITETDNGLFVPPEKSWLISYDKNQLQWAERDLLDGELSEEKLNEQNGVIAIVTHLRNNATFETTTLQLGDKVYIQTPGGTKEMTVMAILRSLPFSSSRLALTTFVTTEKLFTELTGESTFQAINLQLDKSGQEHTVREIKNMIGPSVSLNDQRQKNTETDQTFLTMAVFVYGFVAVIALISVLNIINTMNTSVAAKTRYLGIMRAVGMSGTQLDRMVLTEALTYSLAGYISGCILGIALQKTLIEKFLSEFHILWKLPSLQIGLILIVLLLVTAVSIIGPLKRIKAQGVSEVIGSL, encoded by the coding sequence ATGAAAAGCTATCTGACCCTTGTTCCCAAATACCTGAAAACCCATCAAAAGAAAACAAGACTGGTTATCACCAGCGTGGCCATAGCCGTGGCTCTCGTTACCGGCATTTTCTCCATGCTGGATTTTTTTCTACAATTTGAGAAAGAGCAGGTCGTCTATGATTATGGCAATTATCATTTGGCTGTAACGGACGCCACCGCTGAAGACAAGCAATCCATTGCCAGCCGTGTGGATGTGCAAAACGCCGGCAGCTATATCTCTTTCCCAAGGGGAACCTTGAGTGGAAAAGAATGCAGATTGGTGGCAATGGATGAGAATTTAGCGCCCAACTTCCATGTTGAATTGATCGATGGTAAATATCCGGTTGCGGAAAATGAAATGCTGCTGGAAGAATGGGCGGCGGCAAGCCTTCATCTCAAAGTGGGAGATAGGGCAAATATCACATTCGCAGACAGCTCGACAAAGGAGTTTACCGTCAGCGGTATTTACGGCGACTATGGCATTACAAAGGCGGCGGGCACACCGGGCGTTCATTTATCCATTGCCGGAGCCAATGTGGTGCATACGGAAAAATCGAACTTTTTCATTATTGAGTTCAAAGACGGGGTGAACATCAACAAGGCGCAAAAGGCCATGCAAACCAGCCTGAACCTAAAGGATGGGCAAATCGAACGCAACGAAAGACTGCTGGCGATTATGGGGTATGGCACAAGCAACAGAGCTATAAGCCTATATGCCACCGGCGCGGTTTTGTTCTGCATTGTCCTGATTGCCGGAGTGGTCATGATTTATAATACCTTCAATCTTTCGGTGATGGAACGGGTACGGCAGTTCGGACTTTTAAGATGTATCGGCGCGTCCCAGTCCCAAATTAAAAGGTTGGTGAAAAGAGAAGGGCTGTATATTACTTTGCAGGCAATTCCCATGGGAGTAGTTGCCGGAATGCTGATTGCTTTTGTATGCTCGGCCATCCTGAAATTTTATAACAGTAATCTTTTTTCTAATTTTCCGTTGTTTCATATCAGTATAGCGGGAATCCTCGCCGGTATAGTAATCGGATTTCTCACTGTGTCCATCGCTTCTTCCCTGCCTGCCAGAAAAGCTGCCAGGGTATCCCCTGTCAATGCGGTGACGGGAAGCAATGAGTTCAAAATATCGAAAAAGAAAAAGCAAGGGCTTTTGATGAAGCTGTTTGATGCGGAATTGGCCATGGGTGTAAACAATGCCCTTATCAAAAAGAAAACACTTTTTCTCATGTCCTGTTCCATTGCCATCAGCATCGCCATGTTTTTGGGTTTTCAGGTATTCATTGATTTTATGCACTCGTCAATGAAAACCACAAAACCTTATACGCCGGACATTACACTGACCTCCGAACAAGGTCTAAGCACCGGTTTATATAAAAAAACCGCGGCTCTGGATGGTGTAAGAAAAACCTACGGCAACATGTTCAGCTATGTGGAGGCCACCTTTGACGCTTCAAGACTAACCAATTCCTATAAAGAAATCATGGGAGGCATTACGGAAACCGATAACGGACTGTTCGTCCCGCCGGAAAAATCCTGGCTCATATCCTATGACAAAAACCAGCTTCAATGGGCGGAAAGGGATTTGCTTGACGGAGAGCTCTCAGAGGAAAAACTCAATGAACAAAACGGAGTCATCGCCATTGTCACCCATTTGAGGAATAACGCTACTTTTGAAACCACTACCCTGCAACTAGGAGATAAAGTCTATATCCAAACACCCGGTGGAACAAAGGAGATGACGGTCATGGCCATCCTGCGCTCTCTTCCTTTCAGCAGCTCCCGGCTTGCCCTGACCACCTTTGTCACAACCGAGAAGCTGTTCACCGAATTAACGGGAGAATCAACCTTTCAGGCGATCAACCTTCAACTGGACAAGTCGGGACAGGAGCATACGGTAAGGGAAATCAAAAACATGATCGGTCCCTCGGTTTCCCTTAATGACCAGCGTCAGAAAAATACGGAAACGGACCAGACCTTTTTAACAATGGCTGTTTTTGTATATGGGTTTGTTGCGGTAATTGCTTTAATCAGTGTTTTAAATATCATCAATACCATGAATACCAGCGTGGCGGCTAAAACCCGGTATTTGGGAATCATGCGGGCGGTGGGCATGTCCGGCACACAGCTTGACCGAATGGTTTTAACGGAAGCCCTCACCTACAGTCTGGCAGGATATATTTCCGGATGTATTTTGGGCATCGCCTTGCAAAAGACGCTTATTGAAAAATTCCTGTCGGAGTTCCATATCCTATGGAAATTGCCTTCATTGCAAATTGGGTTAATATTAATAGTCCTTCTGCTGGTGACGGCGGTTTCTATTATCGGCCCGCTAAAGCGCATCAAAGCACAAGGGGTATCGGAAGTTATCGGGTCCCTGTAA
- a CDS encoding ABC transporter ATP-binding protein: MDILTVKDLCKTYGTGDLKVDALKNASFSVSKGEFVVIVGPSGSGKSTLLNLLGGLDTPTSGRVFLDGKDLFTMKEKELSVFRRRNIGFIFQAYNLVPELNVEENVILPLLLDYRKPDQNYIDELLGILGLTDRKHHLPNQLSGGQQQRVAIGRALATKPALILADEPTGNLDSKNSQEVISLMKLSVERYKQTLLMITHNQSYASLADRVLGVEDGKVTDLGGTEQ, from the coding sequence TTGGATATATTAACGGTAAAAGATTTATGTAAAACCTATGGAACGGGCGACCTGAAAGTAGACGCTTTAAAAAATGCGTCCTTTTCCGTTTCCAAAGGAGAATTTGTTGTCATCGTAGGGCCTTCCGGCTCCGGGAAAAGTACCTTGCTCAATCTGCTGGGCGGATTGGATACACCCACATCCGGCAGGGTATTCTTGGACGGCAAGGATCTTTTTACTATGAAGGAAAAGGAATTATCGGTTTTTCGCAGACGAAATATCGGCTTTATCTTTCAGGCGTATAATTTGGTGCCGGAACTCAACGTGGAAGAAAACGTAATTCTGCCACTACTTTTAGACTATAGAAAACCCGATCAAAATTACATTGACGAACTGCTGGGCATATTGGGCCTAACGGACAGAAAGCATCATCTGCCCAATCAGCTTTCGGGCGGTCAGCAGCAGCGCGTGGCCATCGGACGGGCTTTGGCAACCAAACCCGCCCTTATTCTGGCAGACGAACCCACCGGAAATCTGGACAGCAAAAACAGTCAGGAGGTTATCAGCCTTATGAAGCTGTCCGTTGAAAGGTATAAACAAACACTGCTTATGATTACGCACAATCAAAGCTACGCCTCCCTTGCCGACCGCGTGCTGGGCGTTGAAGACGGAAAGGTGACCGATTTGGGAGGGACGGAACAATGA
- a CDS encoding MarR family winged helix-turn-helix transcriptional regulator translates to MSQGLVSSLFMACKKMQMDFQCQAAQIGLDAAPYAALQKLWRQDGVTITELGEKLFLKASTITSLIDRMERDGLVQRQRDEEDRRVVKIYLTTRARNLKGKFPRFEEHCIEKIKPHFTQEEIQTLTQLLNRLEESL, encoded by the coding sequence ATGAGTCAAGGACTGGTATCAAGCTTGTTTATGGCTTGTAAAAAAATGCAAATGGATTTTCAGTGTCAGGCGGCCCAAATTGGCTTAGATGCTGCTCCTTATGCCGCTCTGCAGAAATTATGGCGGCAGGATGGCGTAACCATAACGGAACTGGGAGAAAAGCTTTTTTTAAAGGCCAGTACCATTACATCGCTCATCGACAGGATGGAACGGGATGGATTGGTGCAGCGGCAAAGGGACGAGGAAGACAGACGGGTGGTTAAAATCTATCTTACAACCAGGGCTCGCAATTTGAAAGGCAAATTCCCTCGTTTTGAAGAACACTGTATTGAAAAAATAAAACCTCATTTTACTCAGGAAGAAATTCAGACCTTGACACAGCTTTTAAATAGATTGGAAGAATCCCTTTGA
- a CDS encoding NAD(P)/FAD-dependent oxidoreductase: MKKYDVIVIGAGPAGIFTCYELACKAPDLKVLLVDKGRDIYKRDCPILQKKITKCPPPTQKKDYAGCLPACSITNGFGGAGAYSDGKFNITTEFGGWMTDYLPPSKVLDLIQYVDSINLKHGAKSVTTDPLTPAVKEIEKRGLGAGLKLLRAQVRHLGTEQNLEILKSIFDFLKDRVDMLFATEVEDILTVMEGGQHNLCGIVTKNHDEFFAQKVVAVPGRDGSEWLSGILKKHGLEVTSNQVDVGVRVETLNAIMEEINEHLYEGKFIFRTSVGTTVRTFCSNPAGYVVIENHSGVMLANGHAYKDKNLGSDNTNFALLVSHKFSYPFNKPIEYAKSISRLANDLSNGSVLVQRFGDLMKGCRSTHKRIRVGFVEPTLKEAEPGDLSLALPYNTLKSIIEMIEALDKVTPGIASEHTLLYGIEAKFYSARPKLTPTFETEINGLYAGGDGAGITRGLAQAGACGVAIARDIMEKIQH; encoded by the coding sequence ATGAAAAAATATGATGTCATTGTAATCGGAGCCGGACCGGCGGGTATTTTTACCTGCTATGAACTGGCCTGCAAAGCACCCGATCTAAAAGTTTTATTGGTGGATAAAGGACGGGATATTTATAAACGGGACTGTCCCATATTGCAAAAGAAGATTACCAAGTGTCCTCCACCGACCCAGAAAAAAGATTATGCCGGTTGTCTGCCCGCTTGCTCGATTACCAACGGTTTTGGCGGTGCAGGGGCTTATTCGGACGGAAAGTTTAATATTACAACGGAATTTGGCGGATGGATGACAGACTATCTACCCCCCTCCAAAGTATTGGATTTAATTCAGTATGTGGACAGCATTAATTTGAAGCATGGGGCCAAATCCGTGACCACCGACCCTTTAACCCCCGCTGTCAAAGAAATTGAAAAGCGGGGTCTGGGCGCCGGTTTAAAACTGCTGCGGGCCCAGGTAAGACACTTGGGAACCGAGCAGAACCTGGAAATACTGAAGAGTATTTTTGATTTTCTTAAAGATCGTGTGGATATGCTGTTTGCAACCGAAGTGGAGGATATACTTACGGTCATGGAGGGCGGCCAGCATAACCTCTGCGGGATTGTTACCAAAAATCATGATGAATTCTTTGCGCAAAAGGTGGTGGCTGTTCCCGGCCGGGACGGCTCCGAATGGTTGTCCGGTATTCTTAAAAAACACGGTTTGGAAGTGACCAGCAATCAGGTGGACGTGGGTGTGCGTGTTGAGACTTTGAATGCCATTATGGAGGAAATCAACGAACATCTGTATGAAGGAAAATTTATCTTCCGGACCTCGGTGGGCACTACGGTAAGGACTTTTTGCAGCAATCCGGCGGGCTATGTGGTAATTGAGAACCACAGCGGGGTGATGCTGGCCAATGGACACGCCTACAAGGATAAAAATCTTGGCAGCGACAATACAAACTTTGCTTTGCTGGTGTCTCATAAATTTTCCTATCCATTTAATAAGCCCATTGAATATGCTAAATCCATCTCCCGGTTGGCCAATGATTTATCAAACGGCAGCGTGTTGGTCCAACGCTTCGGGGATCTTATGAAAGGCTGCCGGTCTACGCACAAACGGATTCGGGTTGGATTCGTCGAACCCACCCTGAAAGAGGCTGAACCGGGGGATCTGAGTCTGGCTCTTCCTTACAATACCTTAAAGAGCATTATTGAAATGATTGAAGCTCTGGATAAAGTTACACCGGGTATTGCCTCGGAACACACCCTGCTCTACGGGATTGAGGCCAAATTTTACTCCGCCCGTCCTAAATTAACCCCTACCTTTGAAACTGAAATCAATGGACTGTATGCCGGGGGTGACGGTGCCGGTATCACCCGTGGACTGGCCCAGGCCGGTGCCTGCGGTGTAGCCATTGCCCGGGATATTATGGAAAAAATACAGCATTAA